The sequence GATGGGGTTTATTTTTCTGGAAAAGAAACAAATCGCTTAACTCCGGCAGCCTTCTCAATAGTTGTCCCATGGTATACTTCTCACCTTCTAAATGTTTCATGTGAAACATTTTGTCGGAAAAATGAGTGAACAGGCCTTCTTTTTGGATTTTCACTTCATCTTCGAGAAATACATAGTTTTTCTTTTTGCGCTTTCGTGTCGAAACGCCGTGAGCGAGAACACTTGAAGATGCAGGATAAAAAGGATCGGAAAGCAGGACGCATGCCTTTATCAAATGCACCATTCCGTAGAACAGCAGGACAGGCTGGATGGAGAGCGGCGCAATTTTAGCCTGCTCGTAATAGGTTCTTCCATGCTGCAGATAATAAATGAAGGTATAGCAATTATCGTAACTTAATGATACCGTGTCTTTGCGGTTCTCCCATTCATAATATCGCTGCAAAAAAATTTGGGAGTTTGCTGCGGATTGAAAAACTGAATATGATTTCCATATATTTTTTCGATCCAACAATTGAATCCTCCCCCCTAACATGTCTGACCTATTCTGAATAATTAAACTTATTTAACCTTTCTTGACAGTAGTTTAACCAATTGATAAGCTACTAATAATATTTTCAGGAAATAATTAAAGGAGAGGGCTGATCGGGTAATGTGGGAGAAGAAGTTCTCAAAAGAAGGACTTACGTTTGATGATGTGTTGCTTGTGCCAGCCGAGTCTGAAGTACTGCCTCGGGATGTAAGTATCCGAACGGAATTGAGTGAAACATTGGTTTTGAACATCCCGTTTATCAGTGCGGGAATGGACACTGTCACGGAAGCGAAAATGGCCATTGCCATGGCTAGACAGGGCGGTCTTGGTGTCATTCACAAAAACATGTCCATTGAAGAACAGGCTGAGCAAGTTGATCGGGTAAAACGCTCGGAAAGCGGGGTTATTACAAACCCATTTTTCCTTACTCCCGAACATCAGGTTTTTGATGCGGAACATTTGATGGGCAAGTATCGGATTTCCGGAGTGCCGATCGTGAACAATGTAGAGGAACGGAAACTTTGCGGCATTTTGACGAACCGTGATCTGCGTTTCATCCAGGATTATTCCATCCAAATCGCAGATGTGATGACGAAAGAAAACCTTGTAACGGCTTCTGTCGGCACGACGCTTGAGGAAGCGGAAAAAATTCTCCAGCAGTATAAAATCGAAAAGCTTCCGCTCGTTGATGATGAAGGCGTATTAAAAGGCTTGATTACAATTAAGGATATCGAGAAAGTAATCGAATTTCCGAATGCGGCCAAAGACAAACAGGGACGATTACTAGCAGCAGCTGCACTGGGTGTCACTGCGGATGCGATGCTTCGTGCCGAGAAGCTTGTTGAAGCTGGAGTCGATGCGCTTGTTATTGATACTGCCCACGGCCATTCACGCGGTGTCCTCAATCAAGTGGCGGAACTTCGCGCCAAATATCCTGATCTGGATATTATTGCCGGAAACGTCGCAACGCCGGAAGGAACCCGGGCCCTTATTGAAGCGGGTGCCAATATCGTAAAGGTCGGCATCGGTCCCGGATCCATCTGTACAACAAGGGTTGTTGCGGGTGTAGGGGTTCCTCAGATTACTGCGGTTTACGATTGTGCAACAGAGGCACGGAAACACGGCGTCCCGGTTATTGCGGACGGCGGCATCAAGTATTCAGGGGATATTGTAAAAGCACTTGCAGCCGGAGGCAATGCAGTCATGCTCGGCAGCCTGTTTGCCGGAGTTGAGGAAAGCCCGGGCGAGACGGAAATTTTCCAGGGAAGGCAGTTCAAAGTCTATCGCGGCATGGGATCGATCGCTTCCATGGAACGCGGCAGTAAAGACCGTTATTTCCAGGAAAATAATCAAAAATTCGTACCGGAAGGAATCGAGGGCCGTGTCGCTTATAAAGGACCGCTTGCTGATTCCATTTACCAGCTGCTTGGCGGTCTCCGTTCCGGAATGGGATATTGTGGAACAAAAGACCTGCGCGAAAACGGTAAATTCGTCCGTATTACAAACGCAGGTTTGCGGGAAAGTCATCCGCATGATGTCCAAATCACAAAAGAAGCGCCGAATTACTCGGTCTAATTTCGCATTTTTTCCAATAGAGCATGAGGAACTTCCTCATGCTCTATTTTTTTGTCGATTTCTGTGATAAAATTACGTTTGTTGAATTAAAAGCTAAAGGGGAACGAATATACAAATGCGAACAAAGCAATCGTTTATTTTGAGTTTGATAACAATTTTCATGTTAAGTATAGTTTTTGGAAGTGCTGCACCAGCCAAGGCAGCAGGTGAGCTTGAACTTAGTGCCGAATCAGCTATCCTTGTCGATGCTGCTTCCGGAAAAATCCTTTATGAAAAGGATGCGGATAAACCGCTGCCGCCGGCAAGTATGACAAAAATGATGACAGAATATCTTGTTCGTGATGCGATTGAAAAAAATCAAATTGAATGGGACCAGAAAACGAGCATAAGCCAGTATGCTCATGAAATTTCCCAGAATACAGACTTATCGAATGTTCCGCTCAGGATTGAAGAGAAATATAGTGTCCGTGAACTTTATGAAGCGATGGCGATTTATTCAGCGAATGGCGCGACGATTGCCCTTGCTGAACTAGTGGCCGGCAGTGAAAGCAATTTTGTGAAGATGATGAATGAAAAAGGTAAGGAAATGGATCTTGGTGACTTCAAATTTGTCAATACGACAGGTTTGAATAACTCCGATTTGCTTGGTAATCATCCGGAAGGAACGCGTCCTGATGAGGAAACCATGATTACTGCCAGAGGGACAGCGAAGCTTGCCTACCACTTGATCAAGGATTATCCCGATGTGATTGAGATTGCGAGTATCCCGATTAAAAAGTTCCGTGATGGAACAGATGATATGACAAAAATGGACAACTGGAACTGGATGATTCCCGGATCGATTGAACCACAGTTTGATTATGAAGGTGTCGATGGTATTAAAACTGGTTCCACGAGCCTGGCGGGATACTCATTTACAAGTACCGCAAAACGGGACGGTATGAGGCTTATTTCCGTAGTCATGAAGACGTCTTCCTATAGTGAAAGGTTCACCCAGACCAAAAAACTTCTGGATTACGGATTCAGCGGCTTCGATTCAAAAGAGCTGTTTCCAGCCGGGTATCAGATAAAAGGAAAATCAGAGGTGCCAGTTGTAAAAGGAAAAGAGAACAATGTTAAAGTGGAAGCCGAAAAGGCCCTTACCTCTGTTATCCGTAAGGGTGAAGACGATAAATACAGTGCTGAGTATGCTCTAAACGAAGACAAACTGACAGAAGAAGGCGAATTGACAGCTCCGCTTGAAGAAGGAGAAAAAGTAGGCAAGGTTGTGCTGAAGTATTCGGGTGAAAATGATTACGGTTATTTGACGAAAAAAGGTTCAGCAAATGAGTCTGTGCCGCTTGTCACGACAGAAAGCGTTGAAAAAGCAAACTGGTTTGCCCTTGCAATGAGGGGAGTCGGCGGGTTTTTCGGTGATATTTGGTCAAGTGCTGCAGATACTGTAAAAGGCTGGTTTTAAATGGAATCCCCCGCTAAGCGGGGGATTTTTCAATGGGTAAGAAAGTATAGGTTTTTCAAGGAAGATTATTGTCCAGCTGCGAGCCCTAGCGGCTACCGACATAAGCATACGCCTTGCGCTTTTCTTGTTTTAATACAAGGTCCTTATAGGATGAGGAGACAAACTTTGTATAAAAAAATAGGATTTTTGGACAATTTGAGTTAAAATAAATATCAAGTGAATTCGTCGGGCAGGATAATTCCTGTAAAAATCAGACGTGGAAATTCAACATCATCTACATATAGGGGGAATTATAGATGTCTCAATCAACAGGTACTGACCGCGTAAAACGCGGAATGGCAGAGATGCAAAAAGGCGGCGTCATCATGGACGTAGTCAATGCAGAACAGGCGAAAATTGCTGAAGAAGCCGGTGCTGTGGCAGTCATGGCGCTTGAGCGTGTTCCGGCCGATATTCGTGCCGCCGGCGGTGTAGCCCGTATGGCAGATCCGCGAATTATTGAAGAAGTCATGAATGCCGTATCCATTCCGGTTATGGCGAAGTCCCGTATCGGGCATGTTGTCGAAGCCCGCGTACTCGAAGCTATGGGTGTAGATTATATTGATGAAAGTGAAGTGCTTACGCCAGCTGATGAAGTGTACCATACCAATAAGCGTGATTTCACTGTTCCATTTGTCTGCGGCTGCCGCGACATTGGCGAAGCGACACGCCGAATTGCCGAAGGTGCTTCCATGCTCCGTACGAAAGGTGAGCCGGGAACAGGCAATATCGTTGAAGCGGTCCGCCATATGCGTATGGTTCAGGGGCAAATCCGAAAAGTTGCCAATATGAGTGAAGATGAATTGATGACTGAAGCGAAAAACCTTGGTGCTCCTTATGAGCTTATGCTTCAAATCCATCGTGAAGGAAAGCTGCCGGTCGTCAACTTTGCCGCCGGCGGAATCGCAACACCTGCCGATGCAGCATTAATGATGCAGCTTGGTGCTGACGGCGTATTTGTGGGATCAGGCATTTTCAAATCCGACAAGCCGGAAAAGTTTGCCCGTGCGATTGTTGAAGCGACTACCCATTATGAAGATTATAAACTGATCGGAGAACTTTCCAAAGGGCTTGGAACAGCGATGCAGGGCATCGAAATCTCTTCCCTTCTGCCAGAGCAGCGCATGCAGGAGCGCGGCTGGTAATTTAACAGCTTGTATAAAGGAGACAGCAAGATGGCTAAAATAGGTGTACTCGGGCTTCAGGGCGCTGTACGTGAGCATGTTCGTTCCCTTGAAGCATCCGGCGCAGAAGCGATCGTCGTAAAACGTGTCGAACAATTGGACGGCCTTGACGGACTGATCGTTCCCGGCGGGGAAAGTACGACAATGCGCCGGTTGATTGATAAATATCAGTTTCTTGAACCGCTGAAGCAATTTGGCGAGAACGGCAAGCCGATCTTCGGCACATGTGCAGGCCTTATTTTGCTGGCAAAAGACATTGCCGGCCAGGATTACGCCCATCTTGAATTGATGGATATGAAGGTCGAACGGAACGCATTCGGACGTCAGCGTGAAAGCTTTGAAGCAGAACTTATGATTGAAGGAGTTGCCGATGACTATATCGGTGTCTTCATCCGTGCTCCATATGTTCTTGAAGTCGGCAGCGAGGTTGATGTGCTTTCCAAGCATAATGACAGAATTGTAGCGGTCAGACAGGGACATTATTTGGCCTGTTCCTTCCATCCGGAATTGACCGATGATCATCGCTTCACCGCATACTTCGTGAAGATGGTCGAAGAAGCTAAAGAAAAACAATCTGTATAAAATGGCCGGATGGCTGCTTAACATGCTGTTTTAATGAAAATGTTGCATTTTTGTGCCGATTGTAGTACATTATGAAATACAAATTATAAGCGAACGAAAGCGATGAGGGGAATCAGTAACAGCTGTAGTTTTTTTACAGAGAGCCGGTGGCTGGTGCAAACCGGTAAAAATACACTGTGAATCCGTCCCTGAGCAAAAATGCTGAATCATGAGTAGGCATTTTCGGCAATTCCAGCCGTTATCAAAAGCCAGAGAGGGAGGCATTCATATGCCTTCAATCAGGGTGGCAACGCGGGAATACACTCCCGTCCCTTTTACCATAGGGACGGGAGTTTTTTGTTTGTAGGCTGGGTTTGTTAATAAGACAGGGGAATCAGCGGAATCCCGCAGGAACTCGGCCGAAGGATCATCTTTTGAGCCCTTTATAACAACAAGTAGATCTGACATACCCTTTTGTAAAAGAACGAAAAGGAGGAAGGAATCATGCTCGATATCAAATTTGTAAGAGCGAACTTTGAAGACATCAAGCACAAACTGAAGCACAGGGGGGAAGACCTCTCCAATTTCGACCGATTCCCTGAGCTGGATGAAAAACGCCGGAAATTGATTCAGGAAACCGAAGAATTGAAGAGCAAGCGAAATGAGGTATCCAAGCAAATTTCTGTCATGAAACGGGAGAAAAAAGATGCGGATGACCTGATTGCCGAAATGCGGGAAGTCGGGGATGCTGTCAAAAAACTGGATGAAGAACTGCGTCAGGTTGAAGAGAAATTGGAAATGATCATGCTGACCGTTCCGAACATCCCTCACGAATCCGTGCCGGTTGGGGATAGTGAAGATGAAAATGTCACTGTCCGTACATGGGGAGAGGTCCGCGAGTTTGATTTTGAAGCGCAACCGCACTGGGATATTGCCGGTGAGCTTGACATCCTCGACTTTGAACGTGCATCTAAAGTGACGGGAAGCCGCTTTGTCTTTTATAAGGGACTTGGGGCCAGGCTGGAGCGGGCCCTGCTGAATTTCATGATGGATCTGCATCATGATGAACACGGTTATGAGGAAATGCTGCCGCCTTACATGGTAAATAGGGCAAGCATGACCGGAACAGGCCAGCTGCCGAAGTTTGAAGAGGACGCCTTCAAAATCCGTGAGGAAGATTATTTTCTTATTCCGACAGCTGAGGTCCCAGTCACGAACTATCACCGTGATGAGATTCTTGATGCTGGAGATTTACCGAAAAACTATGTCGCATACAGCGCCTGTTTCCGTTCTGAAGCAGGTTCAGCGGGCCGTGATACGCGCGGATTAATCCGACAGCACCAGTTCAATAAAGTGGAACTTGTCCGCTTTGTGAAACCGGAAGATTCCTACGCGGCGCTTGAGGAGCTGACAGGGCATGCTGAAAAAGTGCTGCAGCTTTTGAAGCTTCCATATCGGGTCATGAGCATGTGCACAGCTGATCTTGGATTCACGGCGGCAAAGAAATATGATATCGAGGTATGGATTCCTAGCTATGAAACATACCGTGAAATCTCTTCTTGCAGCAACTTCGAAAGCTTCCAGGCAAGACGCGCGAATATCCGCTATCGTCCGGAAGCAAACGCAAAGCCGGAGCATGTCCACACTCTGAATGGATCCGGACTTGCGATCGGCCGTACGGTTGCCGCCATTCTGGAAAATTATCAGCAGGAAGACGGAAGTGTCGTCATTCCAGAAGTCCTTCGCCCTTATATGGGGAATAAAGAAGTGATTCAAAAGGGATAATGATTAGGAGGGGGACTTCCCCCTCCTTTCTCTTTAAAAAGAAACTCATGTATGAATAAGTCCAGGACCTCTCTTCGACGCTGCATAGCGGTCTGTTTGCAGAAACTTGCCAGGCATTTATGCTCCTGGGTTGTTGACATCGTGAATTACCCTGTGATATATTAATTTTTGTCGAAAACGGAGGAATACCCAAGTCTGGCTGAAGGGATCGGTCTTGAAAACCGACAGGGGCTTTGCGGCCCGCGGGGGTTCGAATCCCTCTTCCTCCGCCATCTCAAAAAATGACTCAATTGCGCATAAAATTGGAGATTTTTCTTTTGATTCGTTACTTTCGGGTAACGGATTTTTTTATTTGATTTTTTATAAATACAGGATTTTGGTAGAAGGGAATTTGGTCTTCTGATGCTTATCCGTTCCTTTCCGCTCCAGGCATTCGCTTTCCGCGGGGCGATCGGGAAGCCTCCTCGGCGCTATTCGCGCCTGCGGGGTCTTCCCTGTTCGCTATTCCCGCAGGAGTCGAATGCCTTCCGCTCCAATCCACTCAGTTAGAACAATTTCTTTCGGTTTTCTAATTTCAGTCATCAGTAGAACAGGTGCAGAATCTCTTTTTTTAAAAACCATGTAGTTGAATACAAAACAAAACACCTGGATTTTCGTCTCCAGGTGTTTTGTTTGCTATTTGTTTTTGTGCTTGATTTTACATGCTATCCAGGACCACTTGCTCAGGATGCCTTTTCTTACCTCTTGCGCAAGTGCTGTGTCTGTTCCATATGTTTGGAGATGCGCTGAAGGATTTGCTCAACGGATTCTTCATTATTCAGCAAGTCATATTCATTGATATTCAAGCGCAGGACCGGGCACGCATTGAAATTATCGATCCAGCGTTCATACCGTTCGTGCATTTCCTGCCAGTAGGCAAGCGGTGTCTGCTGTTCCATCGGACGGCCCCGTTCCTTGATACGGTCAATGATGTCATCCAGTGACCCTTCAAGGTAAATGAGCAGGTCGGGATGCGGGAAGTAAGGAGTCATGACCATGGCTTCAAACAGGTTTGTGTAAGTTTCGTAATCGACTGCTGACATTGTTCCTTTTTCGTAATGCATTTTGGCGAAGATGCCCGTATCTTCATAGATGGAACGGTCCTGGATGAAGCCGCCGCCGTATTCGAAGATTTTTTTCTGTTCTTTGAACCGTTCGGCCAGGAAGTATACTTGCAAGTGGAAGCTCCAGCGTTCAAAGTCACTGTAAAAAGAATCAAGGTATGGGTTGTTATCGACTTTTTCAAATGATGTCCGGAAGCCAAGCGCCTTTGCAAGGGACTTTGTCATCGTGGATTTGCCGACGCCGACTGTTCCGGCGACGGTGATGACCGCATCTTTCGGTATCGTGAACGTTTTATTTTCAGTTAATGAGATCATACGTGAATTTCTCCCTTTTTTAAGGTTTCTTCAAGCGTCGTGAGTATGTACTGCAAGTCATCCTTGTTAAGGACGAAATCAAGGCTGTCCCCGTTGAAGGTGATGACCGGTACATCAGGATGCCTTTTTTGAAAGCTATCCATGAACACGTCGTAATCCTCCGATAGCTGTTTCAAATATTGGGGGTCGATGTTCTTCTCGATATCCCGGCCTCTCATGCTGATCCGTTCCAGCAAAGTGTCAAGGTCGGCATGCAGGTAAATGATTACATTCGGTTTCGGCATATCTTCGGTCAGTGTATTGTAAATTTTGATGTATTTATCGTACTGATACGGTTTCAGCGTGCGTTCCGCAAAAATCAGGTTCTTGAAAATATGGTAATCGGCTACAACCGGTTTGTTTTGCTTCAAATAAAGCCGATCAATATCTTCAAGCTGTTTATAGCGATTGCAGAGGAAAAACATCTCTGTCTGGAAGCTCCATTCTTCAATGTTATCGTAGAATTTGCCGAGAAATGGGTTTTCCTCAACAATCTCTTTTAATGTATGAAATTGAAAATGATCGGCAATCGCTTTTGTAAGTGAAGTTTTACCTACCCCGATTGGTCCTTCAACTGTAATAAACGGTGTATCTTTCACCGGCTGCCCCTCCTATCTGTAAACCGGTCGTTCTTGCGAAATTTGTCTGTTTTGCCCAATATATGACGAATGTCAACATGCATAATTGTAGCATATCCGACTTCCGGAAAATAGGAAAATAAGAAAAAAGCATGTGAAACCTTTTTTCTATACTATATACTATATATTGTATCAGGATCTGGTAAATAATAATATATGTTGACATAGTTAAAATCTGTTTGTGACTCTTTAAAAGTATAGCCAATTGATGTATAATAGTTCCTGTGTCCGAAAAAGCTGATTATAACATGGCTCCGTAGCTCAGGGGATAGAGCGTCGGTTTCCTAAACCGTGCGTCACAGGTTCGAATCCTGTCGGGGCCGCCATTTTTAAAATTGCTATACATATATTCGACAGCAAAGGGGCTGTCCTGAAGGTCATACGTCATGACGATTCAGGCCAGCCCCTTTTTATATTATGAAGATCTTCCACATTCTGATTACAGGAATCGGCTCCCTTTCCGCCCATCCGTATTACCGCAGGGAGGCTCTCTCCTATGTTTTTCAATCCAAATTAGCATCAAGGTATGACAAAGCTGTTTTTATCTTTTCTTAGTGCACAGGCTCTGCCGGCACTTCAATATCAAGCAGCGGCGGATACTGCTGCGATCCGAAAATGTCGCCTTCGCCCGGGTCGCCGCTCGGGTTGGTCCGTTTGATAGTGAATTTGATGGCATTGGCAGGGTCGAATTCCACAAAATCCGTGATTCTTTCTTCTTCAATGTTGAATAGAGCTGCGATGGTCTGCCGGGAAATCGATTTGCTGTTTTTTACAAGCTCGTATTTGTCTTTCTCTTTGAAAATGATGTCAAACGTGATTTTATCTGTGCCGGCATTTTTGCTTCGGATCGTTTTGGCAAGTTCATTTAATGTTTTTGTTTCCATTGTATTTGCCTCCTTTTTAAACCTCGATCGGTTCTCCGATTGTCGTCACGTTCACATCAAACAGCTCAAGCGGGGAGTCAACCGGGATCGTATGGTTGAGTGTCCATGAATAAGATGCTGTTGCTGGCAGCACATCATCGACGATAAAGGAAGCGGTACCCGCTGTTCCTTTTACTTCAGGAAGCCGTGCATAAAAAATCTGGCGTGTGCCGAAAAGGGTGAGCGCTTCAGCGGTTTCTTTCGTGTCCGCAA comes from Bacillus marinisedimentorum and encodes:
- a CDS encoding YaaC family protein, whose protein sequence is MDRKNIWKSYSVFQSAANSQIFLQRYYEWENRKDTVSLSYDNCYTFIYYLQHGRTYYEQAKIAPLSIQPVLLFYGMVHLIKACVLLSDPFYPASSSVLAHGVSTRKRKKKNYVFLEDEVKIQKEGLFTHFSDKMFHMKHLEGEKYTMGQLLRRLPELSDLFLFQKNKPHQYLIGSAFDTEYYIPAAILDDLKMTAGRFSSFLQKQMTKKTDVQYSPENDSIRINCQTPVKRYASHPFMYNFDMHTMHIGTEKPLYEPFPELLIHYLILYNLSMICRYETEWWNELLHNFETSDFPFIQQFLSLTANKVPFLIFEFLLDQKNFSLAGQEERH
- the guaB gene encoding IMP dehydrogenase, yielding MWEKKFSKEGLTFDDVLLVPAESEVLPRDVSIRTELSETLVLNIPFISAGMDTVTEAKMAIAMARQGGLGVIHKNMSIEEQAEQVDRVKRSESGVITNPFFLTPEHQVFDAEHLMGKYRISGVPIVNNVEERKLCGILTNRDLRFIQDYSIQIADVMTKENLVTASVGTTLEEAEKILQQYKIEKLPLVDDEGVLKGLITIKDIEKVIEFPNAAKDKQGRLLAAAALGVTADAMLRAEKLVEAGVDALVIDTAHGHSRGVLNQVAELRAKYPDLDIIAGNVATPEGTRALIEAGANIVKVGIGPGSICTTRVVAGVGVPQITAVYDCATEARKHGVPVIADGGIKYSGDIVKALAAGGNAVMLGSLFAGVEESPGETEIFQGRQFKVYRGMGSIASMERGSKDRYFQENNQKFVPEGIEGRVAYKGPLADSIYQLLGGLRSGMGYCGTKDLRENGKFVRITNAGLRESHPHDVQITKEAPNYSV
- a CDS encoding serine hydrolase → MRTKQSFILSLITIFMLSIVFGSAAPAKAAGELELSAESAILVDAASGKILYEKDADKPLPPASMTKMMTEYLVRDAIEKNQIEWDQKTSISQYAHEISQNTDLSNVPLRIEEKYSVRELYEAMAIYSANGATIALAELVAGSESNFVKMMNEKGKEMDLGDFKFVNTTGLNNSDLLGNHPEGTRPDEETMITARGTAKLAYHLIKDYPDVIEIASIPIKKFRDGTDDMTKMDNWNWMIPGSIEPQFDYEGVDGIKTGSTSLAGYSFTSTAKRDGMRLISVVMKTSSYSERFTQTKKLLDYGFSGFDSKELFPAGYQIKGKSEVPVVKGKENNVKVEAEKALTSVIRKGEDDKYSAEYALNEDKLTEEGELTAPLEEGEKVGKVVLKYSGENDYGYLTKKGSANESVPLVTTESVEKANWFALAMRGVGGFFGDIWSSAADTVKGWF
- the pdxS gene encoding pyridoxal 5'-phosphate synthase lyase subunit PdxS codes for the protein MSQSTGTDRVKRGMAEMQKGGVIMDVVNAEQAKIAEEAGAVAVMALERVPADIRAAGGVARMADPRIIEEVMNAVSIPVMAKSRIGHVVEARVLEAMGVDYIDESEVLTPADEVYHTNKRDFTVPFVCGCRDIGEATRRIAEGASMLRTKGEPGTGNIVEAVRHMRMVQGQIRKVANMSEDELMTEAKNLGAPYELMLQIHREGKLPVVNFAAGGIATPADAALMMQLGADGVFVGSGIFKSDKPEKFARAIVEATTHYEDYKLIGELSKGLGTAMQGIEISSLLPEQRMQERGW
- the pdxT gene encoding pyridoxal 5'-phosphate synthase glutaminase subunit PdxT — its product is MAKIGVLGLQGAVREHVRSLEASGAEAIVVKRVEQLDGLDGLIVPGGESTTMRRLIDKYQFLEPLKQFGENGKPIFGTCAGLILLAKDIAGQDYAHLELMDMKVERNAFGRQRESFEAELMIEGVADDYIGVFIRAPYVLEVGSEVDVLSKHNDRIVAVRQGHYLACSFHPELTDDHRFTAYFVKMVEEAKEKQSV
- the serS gene encoding serine--tRNA ligase, producing MLDIKFVRANFEDIKHKLKHRGEDLSNFDRFPELDEKRRKLIQETEELKSKRNEVSKQISVMKREKKDADDLIAEMREVGDAVKKLDEELRQVEEKLEMIMLTVPNIPHESVPVGDSEDENVTVRTWGEVREFDFEAQPHWDIAGELDILDFERASKVTGSRFVFYKGLGARLERALLNFMMDLHHDEHGYEEMLPPYMVNRASMTGTGQLPKFEEDAFKIREEDYFLIPTAEVPVTNYHRDEILDAGDLPKNYVAYSACFRSEAGSAGRDTRGLIRQHQFNKVELVRFVKPEDSYAALEELTGHAEKVLQLLKLPYRVMSMCTADLGFTAAKKYDIEVWIPSYETYREISSCSNFESFQARRANIRYRPEANAKPEHVHTLNGSGLAIGRTVAAILENYQQEDGSVVIPEVLRPYMGNKEVIQKG
- a CDS encoding deoxynucleoside kinase; the encoded protein is MISLTENKTFTIPKDAVITVAGTVGVGKSTMTKSLAKALGFRTSFEKVDNNPYLDSFYSDFERWSFHLQVYFLAERFKEQKKIFEYGGGFIQDRSIYEDTGIFAKMHYEKGTMSAVDYETYTNLFEAMVMTPYFPHPDLLIYLEGSLDDIIDRIKERGRPMEQQTPLAYWQEMHERYERWIDNFNACPVLRLNINEYDLLNNEESVEQILQRISKHMEQTQHLRKR
- a CDS encoding deoxynucleoside kinase gives rise to the protein MKDTPFITVEGPIGVGKTSLTKAIADHFQFHTLKEIVEENPFLGKFYDNIEEWSFQTEMFFLCNRYKQLEDIDRLYLKQNKPVVADYHIFKNLIFAERTLKPYQYDKYIKIYNTLTEDMPKPNVIIYLHADLDTLLERISMRGRDIEKNIDPQYLKQLSEDYDVFMDSFQKRHPDVPVITFNGDSLDFVLNKDDLQYILTTLEETLKKGEIHV
- a CDS encoding DUF4387 domain-containing protein, producing METKTLNELAKTIRSKNAGTDKITFDIIFKEKDKYELVKNSKSISRQTIAALFNIEEERITDFVEFDPANAIKFTIKRTNPSGDPGEGDIFGSQQYPPLLDIEVPAEPVH